The stretch of DNA CAACAGTCCTCGGAGCCACTCCCGGCTCGTCAGCGAGCCTCGCCCGCATCGGTGCGATCATCGAGACGCCCGCCTTCTACCCATACCTGTCAGGGCGTGACAACCTGCGCGTCCTGGCGGGCTACACCGGATCCGACGAACGGCGTATCGAAGACGTCCTGACGACCGTCGATCTGGCGTCTCGTGGCAAGGACAAGTTCCAGTCGTACTCGCTTGGCATGAAGCAGCGGCTCGGTGTCGCAGCAGCCTTGCTGAAGGACCCCGCACTGCTCATCCTCGACGAGCCGACGAACGGACTCGACCCGGCCGGCATGGCCGACATGCGCGATCTCATCCGCGCGCTGTGTCGCGAAGGTCGCACCGTCCTGATCTCCAGTCACCTGATGGGTGAGATCGAGCAGGTCTGCGACCGTGTCGGTGTCATTCTCCGCGGTCGGCTCGTCGCCGAAGGCAGCGTCAATGAGCTACGGGATCGCGATCGACTAATCGTATGCGCTGAGCCGATTGAACAGGCTCGCCGCCTCATCGCAACCGTCTGCGGTGTTGAGGATGTCACGGTCATCAATAACAGGATCCACGTCGACGGCGACCCGGCTTCCGCCAGTGACATCGCGCGGAAACTGGTTCTCGCCGGCATCAACCTGCACGAACTGCGCATCGAACGCGCCTCGCTGGAGGACATCTTCCTTCAGTTGACGCGCGACGAGGAGATTGCTGCATGATGAACGAAATACGTGTTGAGCTACTCGTTCTGCGCAAGCGCACGGCAACATGGGTGCTGCTGGGTGTCTGGACGTTGCTGGCAATGATCTTTGCCTACATCGTCCCCTACATGCTCAGTCGCACGTCGACAACGATGGCGGACACAGCAGCGCTTCGTCAGCTCATGCCCGACCGGATACCCAGCAATCTCATCGACGGATTCCCGTTCTATGGTGGAGCATTCGCGATCATGCTCGGCGTCCTCGCCATCGGCAGCGACTATGGTTGGGGCACGCTGAAGACGCTCTTCACCCAGGGACCGAGCCGCTTGCGTGTCTTCGGTGCAAAGGTGATCGCGATTGCCATCACGCTGGTTCCGTTCGTCATCCTGCCCTTTGTGCTCGGCGGCATGAGCAGCGTCATCATCGCGCTCCTCGAAAACAGCCCGATCATCGGCCCTTCAGCCATCTCGCTGGTTGAAGCCGTGCTCGCCAGCCTGCTTATCATGCTCGCCTGGGCGGCATTCGGCATCGTGCTGGCCGTCCTCTCGCGTGGCACATCCCTGGCGATCGGCGTCGGCATCCTCTACACGCTGGCACTTGAGGGCCTGTTGAGCTTAATGGCAGGGTCTGTCAGCCTGCTCGAACCACTGGTGAAGCTCTTCGTCCGCACCAACGCCTATTCGCTCATCAAGCCATTGGGCGCAGCCAGCGCCGACGGTGCCTCCAGCGGCGGCCCCGGCGCGTTCGACGGCCCGTTCGTCTCAACCACGCAGGCGCTGATCATGCTGGCTGTGTATGTGGTCGTGTTTGTGGGTGTGTCGGCGGTGGCGCTGCGGCGGCGGGATGTGGCGTGAGCGCCGACTACGGTTCTTCCAGCGAGTCCCGCAGAATGTCGAAGTACTCCAGGGCGAGGCCGGTGCCGACGGCAACGGCGGAGAGGGGGTCATCGGCGACGTAGCAGGGGACGCCGGTGACTTCGGTGAGCAGGTCGTTGAGGTGGCGCAGGAGCGCGCCGCCTCCGGTGAGGATCATGCCTTTGTCGATGATGTCGGACGATAGCTCGGGCGGCGTGCGCTCAAGCACATCGCGTACCGCGCCGATGATCGACTCCAGCGGTTCGGTGATCGCTTCGACGAC from Thermomicrobiales bacterium encodes:
- a CDS encoding ATP-binding cassette domain-containing protein is translated as MDSTYAIETHDLTKRYADGTLGVNGLSLSVRQGEIYGFLGPNGSGKTTTLRMRLGRAKPTAGTATVLGATPGSSASLARIGAIIETPAFYPYLSGRDNLRVLAGYTGSDERRIEDVLTTVDLASRGKDKFQSYSLGMKQRLGVAAALLKDPALLILDEPTNGLDPAGMADMRDLIRALCREGRTVLISSHLMGEIEQVCDRVGVILRGRLVAEGSVNELRDRDRLIVCAEPIEQARRLIATVCGVEDVTVINNRIHVDGDPASASDIARKLVLAGINLHELRIERASLEDIFLQLTRDEEIAA
- a CDS encoding ABC transporter permease subunit, which codes for MMNEIRVELLVLRKRTATWVLLGVWTLLAMIFAYIVPYMLSRTSTTMADTAALRQLMPDRIPSNLIDGFPFYGGAFAIMLGVLAIGSDYGWGTLKTLFTQGPSRLRVFGAKVIAIAITLVPFVILPFVLGGMSSVIIALLENSPIIGPSAISLVEAVLASLLIMLAWAAFGIVLAVLSRGTSLAIGVGILYTLALEGLLSLMAGSVSLLEPLVKLFVRTNAYSLIKPLGAASADGASSGGPGAFDGPFVSTTQALIMLAVYVVVFVGVSAVALRRRDVA